The nucleotide sequence GTTTTTTGATTGAAACGCATTAACAACACAGCTTTCGAGGTGGCGCCTCATGGTCTCTTTTGCGACCCGTTCAAGAGCACCTTGGACGGCTGAGATCTGATGAAGCGTGTCCACACAGTAACGATCATTTTCGATCATCCGACCGATGCCCTTGACCTGCCCCTGAATCTTGGCGAGACGGGTAAGGATTTTTCTTTTGGTGTCATCATTCATCAGGCACTCCTTTAATATACTCTACCATGGTAGGGTATAAAAGCATTATACAAAATTTTG is from Candidatus Manganitrophaceae bacterium and encodes:
- a CDS encoding transcriptional regulator, with amino-acid sequence MNDDTKRKILTRLAKIQGQVKGIGRMIENDRYCVDTLHQISAVQGALERVAKETMRRHLESCVVNAFQSKNKTEREKKIEELMTMFSKFGK